The region agtaaaaaagttactttaaagtaacaaaaattaagttcacaaaaattaaagtaacaaaagttaatttttaagtaactttgttactttttatgtaacaaagttattttgttacataaaaattaattttttgttatttccaaTCACCACCCATCCCTTGAGGTGTTTTTTGGTGAGATGTTGAACAGATAAACAGCCAAtaacagaaaaacacaaagaggAAACCAATGAGAGATTTTCTTTCCCATGCCAGAGAATTTACTCCAGGCAAAGAGGAcagattttatctttttgctcTTGGGGAAAGTTTTCTGGAATCTAGCCAAAAtacaacaaatgaaaataatatgtatttatccatctcttttttttttttttttaccaataacGATGTGATTTGTGCCCCATCCATACACTaaggacattttaaaagttgGGTACTGAAAATTCGGAGTGGTAGATCCATGTTTCCCATTCATTACAGTTACTACTATACAAGACTGACATTTTATACAGTCTTTCCAGGCACCAAGTGCAACATGGGGTTATATTCAGTAATATATTAGAGTTTGCAAAACCAACTCTGACAGGGAGTAGAGACCAGGCCTCAGCGTTTTTGTTATAGCAAATCTACCACAATGGTCATAACCTTTGAAAAACTGAATTTTCTATAAGTAGTCTGGTTTCCCCCAGACCTCTGTAGCCTGTGGATACAAGTGAGTCAAATTACTTTGGCCCCTACATATTGCTGGTTCTAAACCCTCAGTATCAAGCTTTCAAACCTCGCCGCACCCCCCCTGCAAGTCTCCCCAGTTTCTTCCATGTGCTTCTGCTCTGTACTCTCTGTAGATGTCCACTTTGTGCCCAGTCACTTTAGGAAAGGTATATCTCCTAGTACTCAAAATCTAAACATTCTCCAGACAAATTTTCCTGCTTAGTTAAGGGTCAAGTAATCTGGGTCTCCCGAAGACGTTTTAGCTGCCGTCTACATCTTTGTTGGAATTGCATGTAATTCAGGAAGTGCGTTGGAGAGAAGCATGACAGAGAGAAGCCAGTGTCAATCTTGTCTTTTTGCAATCCCCTGTTCCCTTTTAAGGCATCCTCTGCATTTCTAGATCCTGACTAGAGAAACAAGCCAGGCCCTTAGTTCCTTGACAGAACACAGACAACCTACATCCATCAGCACATAACTGACCAAGCTTTTCTGGTTCATGTAACAGCTTTGTCCACTTTCTTCTCTTAGATGACTCCCCACTGTTGCCCCTAGGACTTATCTTCCAATATGGTATCCtccaaaatgtaaaaagaaaacaaaggttttCAAAACATCTGGGAAAGGGAGAACTTGTTCCCCCCACTTTCTTCACTTAAATGAAAAAAGGGAACAAGAATACCTTCCACtgtgggacttccagccaagatggaggcataggtagacacactgtgcctcctcccacaaccaaaagaaggacaacaataatttaaaaacaaaaaacaaccacacctgacagaaaatcgaactgtatggaagtccgacaaccaaggagttaaagaagacacattcatccagacctttaggggggcagagatgggcagccaggaagagaggacttgcagcaaggcatcAGCTGGTGAACCTGGCGAATTAGAGGCTGgtggagcgggtggtcccacatttgcgtacagataaactgggaggaacaaatgggtaGCGAGATAGAtggagcaacccagggttccagggcagggaaataaagcctcaaacctctgagtgaaaacacctgtgggggttgaggcttcAGCAAGagcaactcccagcctcacaggagagttcattggagagacccacagaggcctagagcgtgcacaagcccatccacccactcgggaatcagcactagaccggcccagtttgattgtagcaaagggagtgactgaaatccggcagagagtggagcaggcaccattgccacctctcggcccctcccccatgtatagcgtcacagcacagcgaccagcatcaCCCCGCCCTGgttaacacctaaggctccgcccctttacgtaacaggagcaccaagacaaaaaaaaaaaaaaaaaggcccaaatgaaagaacagatcaaagctccagaaaaaatacaactaagcaatgaagagatagccaacctatcagatgcacagttcaaaacactggtaatcaggatgctcatagaattggttgaatttggtcacaaattagatgaaaaaatgaaggctatgctaagagaaacaaaggaaactctacagggaaccaatagtgatgggaaggaaactgggaatcaaatcaatggtttggagcagaaggaagaaagaaacatccaaccagaaaagaatgaagcaataagaattcaaaaaaatgaggagaggctccaggaacctccaggacatctttaaacgttccaacatccgattcataggggtgccagaaggagaagaggaagaacaaaaaattgaaaacttatttgaacaaatcatgaaggagaacttccctaatctggcaaaggaaatagacttccagggagtccaggaagctcagagagtcccaaagaagctggagccaaggaggaacacaccaaggcacatcataattacattccccaagattaaagagaaggagagaatcttagaagcagcaagacaaaaggacacagttacctacaagggagttcccataagactgtcagctgatttctcaaaagagaccttacaggcaagaaggggctggaaagaagtattccaagtcatgaaaggcaaggacctacatccaagattgctctatccagcaaagctttcatttagaatggaagggcagataaagtgctttccagataaggtcaagttcaaggagttcatcatcaccaagcccttactatatgaaatgttgaaaggacttatctaagaaaaagataaaaaatattaacggtaaaatgacagcaaactcacagttatcaacaaccacacctaaaacaaaaacaaaagcaaactaagccaatgactagaacaggaacagaagcacagaaatggagctcacatggagggttatcaataggggagtgggagggggagagaggggggaaaggtacagagaataagtagcataaatgggaggtagaaaatagacagggggagggtaagaatagtataggaaatgtagaagccaaagaacttatatgtatgacccatggacatgaactaaaggggatgAACATgagtgggagagggtgtgcagggtggaggggagtgaaggggggaaacgggacaactgtaacagcataatcaataatatatatttaaaaaaataccttccaCTGTGAAATTTCCCCTAAAGTCTGCCCATATTGTACTAAATAGAGGGCAATGGGCTTTAAtaaatattggattggccaacaaattcacttctttttttccgtaagatggctgtagtagcgcttagttgtctttaacttcattcaaaacaatttgttagatcttattgtgacagctgtcatatcagcatgcattaaaaaaaaaaaacaaaaacgctttatcatcctggctggtgtggctcagtggattgagcactggcctacaaactggaaggtcactggtttggcTCCTGGTCAATGCACATACCTGTGTTGTGGGtggggtccctggttggggtttgtgacaggcaactgatcaatgtttctctttctccttcccttcccttctccctataataaataaataaaatctttttaaaaataaaataaagtaaaaacatcaaaattggtgaatttttgtgttgtcattttaataatgaagatggaagaaaataagcaacatttttggtctattgtgctttattatttcaagaaaggtaaaaatgcaactgaaacacacaaaaaatttgttgttcaatgtatggagaaggtgcagagactgatcaaatatgtcaaaagtggtttgcaaaatttcgtgctggaggtttctcactggatgatgctccgtggttgggtagaccagttgaagttgatagtgatcaaattaagacattagttgagaacaattaacattataccatgcgggagatagccaacatactcaaaatatccccatcaataaagttattggtgaaaatgaaaaatgtcttttattttacagaaaaaaaacatggactttttggccaacccaatagttcaTGGGCTTCCTTGACCTTCATTTTCAGCATTAAGAGGGCAGTTTCTGGTTCAGCCTGGGAGAATTTCTGGAATCACTAACATTTCTGCAAGCATCAAAGGAAAAGTCCATTCTCTGGGCAAAACACAATGTTTAAGGAACCCTTGCAACCCTTTGCAGGCTTTTATATTTACAGCCTTCCTGTTTCCAAAAAGAAGAATcctctttttttaaggattttatttatttatttttagagagagaagggagggagaaatagagggagagaaacatcaatgtgtgattgcctctcatgtgccccctactgaggacctggcccgcaacccaggcatgtgccctgactgggagttgaaccagtgactctttggttcccaggccagactcaatccactgagccacaccagccaggagaatCTTCAATCTTCATTTTTAACCTAGGGAAGTTCCTACTTCTTTTGatcattttcccttccttcctctccgtCCCTTCATCTCCCTGTCTAGCTTCTTCTTCTACCTCTGAGGATCTCTCTGTACACACAAAATTCTGCCTTACAATCCCTTTTATCCTATACACATTAACTCATGCAAATGGACACTTGGGGGGATGGGGATGCTAGTTCTTCAGATTCAACcagattttgattttaaattgatTTCCCTGGTGACTTCTGCCACAATTATATATATCACAATCAGAGTAAATAACAGTAATAAGTTCAAATTTAATATCCTAATAAGATGTTTGAGCTTTGGAGAGAAAAGTCCTATTCtttatacctaatttttttttaaaaaaaggaaatgctaaTTAGTCCACGTAGGAGGAATGCTGCATGGAAATGTCATCCTGGTCTAAATGAGATCAACTCAACTACTGAAATATGAAGATTGCCAGAAATAACACTTGCAGCTGTAAACTGTTGCAAATATTCCAGTTCATGCTGGAGAATATCTATGGGGAGAATAACTCATTGCATATACTATTGATGGAGTTAGGCTATAATGTGAGATGACAGTGAAAATAACTTGCAAACTGAAATCAAATATAATATTCTGGCTTTCCACAAGAAAATCTCAACTACCAATTTTCTCTTCCTACTCTTGAAACATTCTGACTTGATTAGGATTTCAACCAAATGACTTTTTTCAGGCTCaattaaatatttagacatttttttctggtgtgcagctaaaatgaacaaaatgttcATAGTAGTAGTTCTGTAATAATAGAGATAAAACCCTTAGAGAACACAATCTAGCAGTGCAAATGACCAGACTGCAGGGTAAAttgtcagttctttttttttgagacagagaaagagagacatcaatttgtggttcccttatttatgtattcattggttgatttttgtacgCGTCCttcccagggatcaaacccacaactttgacATATCAAGAtgctgctctaaccaacagagctacccagccagggctgtccatCCTTTAGAAACAACTAGAACCACCAATGTggattattttataaatcaatgtaattaggaaactccatattgatCTTTTATAACAAAAGAAGTCTAATGGTACAAATCCCTAATCATTTCTAGATTCAAGTATGAATTACTACAATCTCACTTCTTCCTTCCCCAAACAACCCAGGTCTGGTGAAGGGtatatatagttttgttttttaaatttaagtttcaaTAATTTATAGGCttctaaaaacttttttaaaaaacataattttgttgTACCAGTTACTTTTATGTTTAGAAAAGATCGATATGAACCCATTAACCTTACtagagaaataattcaaaattaattttttactaaAAATGGGTCAataatgtcttccttggaaacaAAAGATAACAAACCATTGTAGAATTAAAAGCAATTCTTGAGCTTTTTCATTGCAGGTTACTAAATCAATTTTTCGACTGTTTTTAGTGccaaaatagcatcaaaaagcTTTCAGTTTCAGATGATCCTTTTGTGAGCCTTCCtatgtaatataataatatagattgtaataatataatatagattatataataaaataatacataatatgtaatataataatatagatTCCTATGTAATAATAATATAGATTATTTCATTGTCTAATGTAGAGATGTGACATTCTAAAACCAAGGGGCAATGGTTTGATAGTTTACTATTTAATAAACTAAAAGGATAGTGTATTCAAACAATTGGTTAAAGTCACagcaaattaaatgaaatttcattttatagatcTATGTTTACAAAATATAACTGTTCTTTTGTATGTGGTTATACATAAGCCTGATAAAATTGTTCTATTGTGTTACTTATTTGTCCAGGTCTATGCAGGAGGTCAGAACATTGCTACATAGGAAGCCCCTTTCCAGAAGCCATGTTTTGATTTGGCACCTAGAAACTCAGAAACTGAGTTTCTGAGAGAGGTCAAGCCAATTTTGCTACAAGGGAGGTCATTACCTAAAGGAATCAAAGTTTAACAAATAATTTCATACTTTGAATTGAAGGGTGAGAAAGCATAGAAACAAGAAAGTGGGCAGTGAGGTTGGTGGCTAAATTAATCCAGAGAAGGAAATCAAGTGCAAGATGAAATCTGGAGATTTTGAATCTCAACTTTGAATGTACAATTTATGTTCCATGTAATTTTATGTAGCAAAATCCCTCATCAGCCTTCCAATTCCAGTGTTTTCATTGTTCTGAGAACagtcctcattttttaatctagGGAGGGACAATCAGGGCAAGACAATAAACACTACTGAGTTATATAAAAAGGTTATGAAATATAAACCAAAGGAGAGTTGTAGTTGGTTTGGATGCCCAAATGGATGCTTCAGTATAGCTCCATAGGCATGACTATGGCAAATTGCTGAAATTTGCTGAGGATTGTATCATGTTCCACAAGATCATGCTTGCAAAAGCTACCAGAATATCCAACAAAATCACTAGAATGTAAGATTTGCTCAAGGCCATTCCTTGAATCAGCAGCCAGGCAATGAGCTATGGGATACCTGACCACCTGCTCTCATTGGATAGAAGTCCTCATTTTTCCACTGTATAAATTAGAAGCTCTGAATAGAAATAGGGGAATATAGTGGGTTGATATCCTGACAGGCCCTATCCAACTACTTCTACTTCACTGTGCAGACCCCTCCCACAACTGATAACCATGTATGTGGGCAGGCTTGCTTTGAGAAATGTGAGCAAATGCTTGGAAATGAAAGAAGATGTAACTGCAATATTAAAAGCCCATGCACTGTCCATTTGCATATGACTCattcttttctctgaaattctCACTCTACAATAGTCTTTGCTTATTTATTAAGCTTAAATTTGACACAACTATTATAGACTCACTTCTTCTCCCCACCAGCATAACAGACAATTGTGACTGGTCAAACTCACTTTCTGAGTTCTGCTGGCCCAGGCCTCTGGCACTGTTGATATATCATGCCATGGGAGCATGTCAGTGACTATTGGACTCAAGAGTTCTGAGGAAACTTCAAATTCACTTTATGAGTGGTGGTAGGAGTTTCTCTGGGCCACTCTGGGAACCTGGGAATGGAAAATGGTTAGGGTGTGAGGCCAGGAGTTCTAGACTCCCTGCTCCATTTGGaggcagtttttatttcttttatatattgggctttttcatatatattttttctcagtacAAAGAGTTCAACTGATTTTCAAGGGTTTGAAAATGGCTGGTGTTGTACTCAGAGGTCCATAAGGGGAATCAGACTTGGTTAGGAGGCCAGAACCTGTCACTTAGTGTGGCAGGAGAGAAAACATGCAATATTTCTCCTCTCCAGTACTAGTCTCTGCGCTGTCTGCCTCACAGGCACGCTGTTATGTTGAAACACCACTATGAGCATGGGAGGCGTCAGGGCAGAGCCTAGGTTCTACAGCAGCTTCCTTCAGCCAGAGGTCCCGCCTCCACGACCCTTCgcatccccctcacccccccccacccctcacccggAAGTTGACCCCACAGGCTGAGTCATCCAGTCTGCACTCCAGGTCTTCAAACCGCAGGTAGTGACGTCGATTCCACCTGCCAAGTTATGGATCCCTCGGGCCTAGAGTCCAACCTTACCAGCCAAGAGTCCGGTGCCACAGCCCTAGATTTTGACTCTTCCGGCCAAGATTATTTCTCCATTAGCCACGAGTTCGACTCTCTCTACCAAGAATTGGACTTGGACTCTGTTAATGAAGATCATCTTCCTCAGTCGATGACAGGCGCCATGACAGAGACCTCCGAGGGCACATATGAACCCCATCTGACTACTGACCCAGAGGATCTCACAGAGGCCGAGCAAAAGGAGCTCAAATCCGAGCTCATTAAATTGGAAGCTGAAATTTTAACCCTACGCCATGCGCTGGCAGCCAAAGAAAGACGCTGCGCGGAGCTCAAGAGGAAGCTGGGCCTCACGGCCTTGGTGGGGCTGAAGCAGAATCTGTCCAAGAACTGGCATGAAGTTCAGGTCTCCAACGCCTACATGAAACAAAAGACCTCAGCTGCCCTGTCCACCATGGGCTCTGCTATCTGCAGGAAGCTTGGAGACATGAAGAAGTCGTCCACCTTCAGATCCTTTGAAGGTCTGGTGGAGACAATCAAGTCCAGAGTTGCAGGTGGCAGAGAGCTTGGCAATGACTCCCTTCCTTCTTCAGCAGGGTGTGGGGAAGATCCTCCCCTAGTTTCAGGGACTTCACTTCCCGGGGGTGGAGATGATCAAGTAATGGGAACTGGGGATGactctctttcctttctggagCAGGAATGAGGCCCTTGGAAACCTTGCCTGGCCACCTACCTAACCAGTGCAAGAACTCCCCTCCTGCAACATAATTGCAACTCTGCCCATCAAAACAAGCAACCTAGCCACAGTGGTAAAGTTAATTCAGGTAATGAACAGAGTCTGGTTTTGAGAAAAGTAATGCCCATTTTTGCACAGATATTTGCTGCTGTTGAAATAGAAAATCCAAAGTTTTATACCCAGTTATTTTACACTAAAGTTTATATATGAAATGCATCACTATACAAGCCTTCCTGGGGTTGCATTTAAATGGACAAGGCAATAGCTCTAAAGGGGTCTAAGGCCAAAGCCCAAACTCTTTTTTTGGAAAACAAGTCTCATCAGAAGGCAAAGTAGGTTTCTGCTTAAAACTGGGAGGAGACATAAAGTAAGCTATAAATTTATCCCCTCCTTATCTCCTTCCTTCACAAAATGTCAGAAGGAACCTAGAAAGCTTCAGCTGgtgtctgatttttaattttaaaaagatgatcaggaaaacacatttttctctgaGACCctcagaaaggggaaaaatattaGTAGACCAATTGTTACATAATACTATGACTTTtataaaacttgatttttttaaagctcctaaataagcaaaataacttTAGCTTCCATCTAGGAGATTGTTAATTACTTTGGACTCAAGCTGATATTGCAACTTTACTTTGCCTTATGCTTTGTTATCTTTTTATATGACAAAATTAAGGTTTTAAAGTTTAACCCTGTGGTGGCATGTCTCTGCCACAGCAGCATACCACCTAAAGGGAAGAAAGTTGCTTCTCAGTTTTGCAGCAATTCCTAGTCACCACCTCCAGCTGAAGGGCTGGAGGGAAAACAACATAGTcaaattcaagaaagataaaCCCCTCTCTTAAGCAACATTTAAAACAGAACACCCATACCCTGTAATGCTGACTGTCATGCCTTTGAATGGGCAAAACTAACTTATTATACATCATTTGGTTACCTTGACTCCACTCCTGCCCTTGCTATATAGCTAACCTCAACTGAAAGGAAACAGAATCCAACCCTTGGTATGTCTGGATAG is a window of Desmodus rotundus isolate HL8 chromosome 1, HLdesRot8A.1, whole genome shotgun sequence DNA encoding:
- the TPD52L3 gene encoding tumor protein D55 isoform X2 → MTGAMTETSEGTYEPHLTTDPEDLTEAEQKELKSELIKLEAEILTLRHALAAKERRCAELKRKLGLTALVGLKQNLSKNWHEVQVSNAYMKQKTSAALSTMGSAICRKLGDMKKSSTFRSFEGLVETIKSRVAGGRELGNDSLPSSAGCGEDPPLVSGTSLPGGGDDQVMGTGDDSLSFLEQE
- the TPD52L3 gene encoding tumor protein D55 isoform X1; amino-acid sequence: MTGAMTETSEGTYEPHLTTDPEDLTEAEQKELKSELIKLEAEILTLRHALAAKERRCAELKRKLGLTALVGLKQNLSKNWHEVQVSNAYMKQKTSAALSTMGSAICRKLGDMKKSSTFRSFEGLIFNKYLLN